The following are encoded together in the Candidatus Hydrogenedentota bacterium genome:
- a CDS encoding DUF4239 domain-containing protein has protein sequence MSPLAISLIVLLCIFGSSLFGLLVRSRLPDQHLNSDTKEVVKLVVGIVGTMTGMVLGLLVASAKSSFDSQCDGVTQLSANVIVLDRALAHYGPEAKETRRLLRETVRDMIPRIWQDETPSSARSTGAGDVADYEALYDQLLKLEPKSEAQRTTHGLAIKIVHDTAEMRWLLYSKRNSSIPLAFLVLMVGWLAITFASYGLFAPRNSTTLAVLLLGSIVVSSAVFLILELDHPFGGLMHISSEPLQNALSQIGR, from the coding sequence ATGAGTCCATTAGCGATCAGTCTTATCGTGTTGCTGTGCATTTTCGGGAGTTCTTTATTCGGGCTCCTTGTTCGGTCTCGCCTTCCGGATCAGCATCTCAATTCCGATACAAAAGAAGTGGTAAAACTCGTCGTCGGCATTGTTGGAACCATGACGGGAATGGTGCTCGGCTTACTCGTTGCGTCGGCCAAGAGTTCGTTCGACAGTCAATGCGATGGAGTTACTCAGCTGTCCGCCAACGTTATTGTGCTTGATCGAGCCCTTGCACACTACGGGCCGGAGGCAAAGGAAACACGCCGACTGCTCCGCGAGACCGTCCGCGATATGATCCCTCGAATCTGGCAAGACGAAACGCCTTCTTCTGCAAGGTCAACCGGCGCCGGAGATGTGGCTGATTACGAGGCGCTGTACGACCAATTACTGAAGCTGGAGCCGAAAAGCGAAGCACAGCGCACGACGCACGGTCTCGCGATAAAAATTGTCCATGACACGGCGGAGATGCGCTGGTTACTTTACTCAAAGCGAAATAGCTCGATCCCTTTAGCATTTCTTGTGCTCATGGTCGGTTGGCTGGCAATTACCTTCGCCAGCTATGGACTGTTTGCGCCGCGGAATTCGACGACATTGGCCGTGCTGCTGCTGGGCAGCATCGTCGTGTCGAGCGCTGTGTTTCTGATTTTAGAATTGGACCACCCCTTCGGTGGCCTCATGCACATCTCCAGCGAGCCACTGCAAAATGCACTTTCTCAGATCGGACGATGA